Below is a genomic region from Hippea sp. KM1.
TCAACCGTCACAGGTATGGTTGAGTTCTTACCCTGCATAACCATAGCCAGGGAATCGCCCACCAGTATAATATCGATACCGGCCTCATCTGCAATTCGAGCAGATGTATAATCGTATGCCGTTATCATGGTGATCTTCTCTTTTGCCTTCATCTCCTTAATCTTAGGAACGGTAATAGCCATAAAAAAACCCCCTTTTTACAAATAAAAAAAGCCTGAAAATACACCCACCCGGTGCATCTTCAGGCCATTTGAATCGCTTTTATGGTGGCTCAAAGCCCCGATCTGGGGTCTTCTGCCTATTAACAACAAATAAGATACCCCTTTTAGCAGGTCTTGAGGTGCTGATTGCCTTCAAGCCTGCCCTTGAGTTCTTCCAAGCTCAAACCGTTAAGCCTTAGATGCGCCCCCAAATCCAAAAGAGGCACGATCACAAAAAGCCTCTCGGCCGCCCACCTATGGGGAAGCCACAGCTGCTTGGTTTTTAGCATTATATTGCGATAGGCAACTATGTCAACATCAACGGTGCGCGGTCCCCATTTAAATTTCTTATTTCTGCCTAATTTCTTTTCTATCTGTTTAGCAAGCCTAAGTAATTCATAAGGTTTTAAATGTGTATTAACCTTTAACGCCATGTTGCAAAAATTCTTTTGCCTCTCATACCCCCACGGTTCGCTATTGTAAAATTTAGAGCAGGCCACCACTGAGAGGCGCCTTTTCAAATAGGCAACGGCCAATCTTAAGTTTTTCTTTCTGTTGCCCACATTACTCCCTATCGACAGATAGACCCACCGATTAAACGGCCGCACTCCTTATCCTCTCAACGGCCTCTTCTATCCTTGGATTGGTTATGCTTATCCTAAAATAGCCCTCACCCGCATCGCCGAAGCCGTTTCCAGGCGTTACAACGATGCCTTTTTCCTGCAGAAGCTTCTTGGTGAATTCAGCAGAGCTAAAGCCCTCTGGCACCTTAACCCAGAAATAGAATGTCGCCTTTGGTGTGTTAAACTCAAAACCGGCCTTGTTTAGGGCCTCTGCCATCTG
It encodes:
- the folK gene encoding 2-amino-4-hydroxy-6-hydroxymethyldihydropteridine diphosphokinase, translating into MRPFNRWVYLSIGSNVGNRKKNLRLAVAYLKRRLSVVACSKFYNSEPWGYERQKNFCNMALKVNTHLKPYELLRLAKQIEKKLGRNKKFKWGPRTVDVDIVAYRNIMLKTKQLWLPHRWAAERLFVIVPLLDLGAHLRLNGLSLEELKGRLEGNQHLKTC